One Centroberyx gerrardi isolate f3 chromosome 2, fCenGer3.hap1.cur.20231027, whole genome shotgun sequence DNA window includes the following coding sequences:
- the c6.2 gene encoding complement component C6 yields MAHTSRCLLLLLQVLGWATISLGCFCDRYPWGSWSACSRTCNYGTQHRHRNFQYDDYYWKSSCAQLCKKSDSRACNEQTCPINCLLTEFGPWSDCSPCAKKQLRTRSVERPSQFGGSACSVELTEERPCYPSTECKLAPINCKDNFQCENGRCINSTLTCNRQDDCGDNSDERNCDDFKIVCPADKRVAPGADLVGNGFDAIAEEPRGAVLDNMFMGGSCIIKRPQSTLLYHRIPHNFESFEIKVGVPDDFRTDPQPLQAESVTVKTSGSSGSQRDFDTMFFFPIFFFARRSKSFVSSNKYAFEASKKKDSQFIRVHQLLPVSKFKVRDSGDVVLSGPFLQFLHALPLDYNYALYRDIFQRFGTHYYSSGTLGGHYDLLYQYSREELKSSGETVERTKGCLARETTWTIIIYTQHSSANRCSDNRMTEKYEGSYVQAAEKSFSMVKGGRAREAAALAWERKGATPDQASYRNWAKSVIDNPAVVDFELRLIINLVRGIPCAVTKRRHLRKALIQYLEEFDSCKCAPCPNNARPVLSGTECKCICQTGTFGSNCETRAPDFTSEEVDGYWSCWGPWSPAGGCGAAMKRHRTRRCDNPAPLKGGQACEGPARQEEPCHISFFQKQDTCDNDDDFTIGWRDELPPGVEGCLRPQAPANSFLRKGKQYYAFGEDEEFQCFTGFDLDGFQYINCLPDGTWTQPRGSCLRKVCYPPEVPDGMTLYPNKEEYTVGQTVGINCVEAGLMPLPRTIYSCSSSLTWEPPLPADLRCTDENPFVPESQCDPGQKLEGAECVCIQRESCLSYQEALCILNVDLGVAVSMSLCSFHAGRCHGDPLFFINEGLCDEGDTAKLEWAKFRAEMASKSAAQVPCELDTCYEWETCSAFKKCECKAARDCPRDDERMFCLKLIKTQRTRSMNLCSMAALKCANYDFEILNEGLCESR; encoded by the exons ATGGCTCACACCAGCCGttgcctcctgctgctgctgcaggttctgGGCTGGGCCACAATTAGCCTGGGTTGTTTTTGTGACCGCTACCCCTGGGGCTCATGGTCCGCCTGCTCCAGAACCTGCAATTATGgcacacagcacagacacag GAATTTTCAGTATGATGATTATTACTGGAAGAGTAGCTGTGCTCAGTTGTGCAAGAAGAGTGATAGCAGAGCTTGTAATGAGCAGACCTGTCCAATCAACTGCCTCCTGACAGAGTTCGGGCCCTGGTCCGACTGCTCTCCGTGTGCCAAGAAACAG TTACGAACACGGTCTGTGGAGAGGCCGTCCCAGTTTGGAGGCTCGGCCTGCAGTGTGGAGCTGACAGAAGAGAGGCCTTGTTACCCTTCGACAGAATGCAAGTTAGCACCAATCAACTGCAAGGACAACTTCCAGTGTGAAAATG gACGCTGCATCAACTCGACGCTGACATGCAACAGACAGGACGACTGTGGAGACAACTCTGATGAGAGGAACTGTGACGACTTCAAAATAGTGTGTCCAGCTGACAAGAGAGTGGCCCCTGGAGCTGACCTGGTAGGAAATGG ATTTGATGCTATAGCAGAGGAGCCGAGGGGTGCGGTGCTGGACAACATGTTCATGGGAGGCAGCTGCATCATCAAGAGGCCGCAGAGCACCTTGCTCTACCACCGGATCCCTCACAATTTTGAGAGCTTTGAGATCAAG GTGGGAGTGCCGGATGACTTCAGAACCGACCCGCAGCCACTGCAAGCTGAGTCAGTCACTGTGAAGACGTCCGGCTCCTCTGGAAGTCAACGTGATTTTGACACAATGTTTTTCTTCCCCATATTTTTCTTCGCAAGGAGATCAAAGTCATTTGTCTCATCTAACAAGTATGCTTTTGAAGCTTCAAAGAAGAAG GACTCCCAGTTCATCCGGGTGCACCAACTTCTGCCAGTGTCCAAGTTTAAGGTGCGGGACTCGGGTGATGTCGTCCTGTCGGGGCCTTTTCTCCAGTTTCTTCACGCTCTCCCGCTCGACTACAACTACGCCCTCTACCGGGACATCTTCCAGCGCTTTGGGACACACTACTACAGCTCAGGGACCCTGGGAGGCCACTATGACCTGCTGTACCAATACAGCCGAGAGGAGCTCAAAAGTTCAG GTGAAACAGTGGAGCGCACCAAAGGCTGCCTGGCCCGTGAAACCACCTGGACCATCATCATCTATACTCAACACTCCAGTGCCAACAGATGCTCCGACAACAGGATGACTGAGAAATACGAAG GGTCGTACGTTCAGGCAGCAGAGAAGTCTTTCTCCATGGTGAAAGGGGGTCGTGCCAGAGAGGCTGCGGCTCTGGCCTGGGAGAGGAAAGGCGCCACTCCTGACCAAGCATCGTACAGGAACTGGGCCAAGTCTGTCATTGACAACCCTGCTGTGGTGGACTTTGAG CTGCGGCTCATCATCAATCTGGTGAGGGGGATTCCCTGTGCTGTGACCAAGAGGAGACACCTGCGGAAGGCACTGATACAATACCTGGAGGAGTTTGACTCCTGCAAGTGCGCTCCCTGCCCAAACAACGCCAGGCCGGTTCTGTCCGGCACAGAGTGCAAGTGCATCTGCCAAACCGGCACCTTTGGGTCCAACTGTGAGACACGGGCTCCAGACTTCACCTCAG AGGAAGTGGACGGCTACTGGAGCTGCTGGGGGCCGTGGAGTCCCGCCGGGGGCTGCGGAGCCGCCATGAAGAGACACCGGACGAGGCGGTGTGATAACCCCGCCCCGCTGAAAGGAGGCCAAGCCTGCGAAGGCCCTGCCAGACAGGAGGAGCCGTGCCACATCTCCTTCTTCCAAAA acaaGATACCTGTGACAATGATGACGACTTCACCATAGGTTGGAGGGACGAGCTGCCTCCTGGTGTGGAGGGCTGCCTCAGGCCACAGGCGCCGGCCAACAGCTTCCTCAGG AAAGGTAAGCAGTACTACGCCTTTGGTGAGGATGAGGAGTTCCAGTGTTTCACCGGGTTTGACCTGGATGGTTTTCAGTACATTAACTGTCTTCCTGATGGGACCTGGACTCAGCCAAGAGGAAGCTGTCTCA GGAAAGTGTGCTATCCTCCTGAAGTGCCTGATGGGATGACGCTGTACCCAAACAAAGAGGAGTACACAGTAGGCCAAACTGTGGGCATTAACTGTGTGGAGGCAGGCCTGATGCCGCTGCCACGGACCATctacagctgcagcagcagtctCACCTGGGAGCCACCGTTACCTGCCGACCTGCGCTGCACTGATG AAAATCCATTTGTTCCTGAGAGTCAGTGTGATCCTGGACAGAAACTAGAGGGCGCTGAATGTGTCTGTATCCAACGTGAGAGCTGCCT TTCATATCAAGAGGCGCTCTGTATCCTAAACGTAGACCTCGGCGTCGCTGTGTCAATGTCCCTCTGCTCGTTTCATGCGggccgttgccatggtgatcCGCTCTTCTTCATCAATGAGGGTCTGTGTGATGAGGGTGATACAGCCAAACTGGAGTGGGCCAAGTTTAGAGCCGAAATGGCCTCCAAGAGCGCTGCTCAGGTGCCATGCGAACTCGACACCTGTTATGAATGGGAGACCTGCTCTG caTTCAAAAAGTGTGAATGTAAAGCTGCTCGGGACTGTCCCAGAGATGACGAGCGCATGTTCTGCCTGAAGCTCATCAAGACCCAGAGGACACGGAGCATGAACCTGTGTTCTATGGCCGCCCTAAAATGTGCAAACTATGACTTTGAGATTCTCAATGAAGGTCTCTGTGAGTCCAGATGA